From the genome of Daphnia pulex isolate KAP4 chromosome 12, ASM2113471v1:
GTAGGTTCTTGTTGTGAAACTCATAATTCAgaatattttctcatttttctagtAACAGTAGTAAACAGTTCTGAAGTTGGAACGAGTTTCATCCTTTTTGTCGGACAGTCTTCTTAACTTTTCTCCCATTCACGCTTTCCATTTAGTTCCAGAGTCTTCATTATTTCTAATActcattaaaatgttaattaaatttaagaaccTTATTATATACCTTCGTTGCTTCTCGTAATTATTCGTCAGCTTGCGTGTCATAATGTATTCCGCATGCAAAACGTAGGTCTTAGACTGCCTGCTTCAGATGACCAAAAGCTCTGCCTGTAAAGTGAATGAAATTTACTTTAGTCAAcctaaaatgtttcaaatcagAAATCAGGCCGGAAGTGAGCGATAGCCCAACTGTTAAGCtgtatttaaatcaaatcagacACCTTTGATTCTCTTTATGACTTCGGAAGATCCAGACTTTGCTTTgactaattgtaagaaaagtTAGCAAGTTTActtgtaaattttcaaaagagttaTTCTTGCCAAAAGTGTAGTTGAGGAACGGGGTCATAACAATTCTGAAAGTTGTCATCGAATAGTTTGAATCTTTATAAACTGCTCCCGCGATCGACTTGAAAATGTCTCCTAGGACATCGGGAGGAACATTAATCGCAGCATAGTCTTCAGGGGGGTTACCCAATTTCACAATCTCGTAATActaagtaaagaaaaattattcaattaaattctgttattttaatgtaatttatatttatgaaaaaagtaaaagtaacttTCTGCTGAAGGAAATTTATGTCCAtttgccttttgtttcttggcgAACGTGTCGATTAAGGTCTGTATTTCTCTTGGCAAAGGTTTCAGGAATTTGTGAAACTTGAATTTCACCGTCAGAACGCCTAAGGAGTTGTTGCAGACCAAGACGTTTTTCAGTTCAGACAAGACACTTGGAGGATAGAACGGTGAAGCGTCAAAGCACATCTCAGCCGCCAAGCCTCATAcgatttgttcaaaaatgaGTAAGTTATAGTTAATTCATTacgcagtttttaaaattaatttaaagggAATACCGAGGAAAGCGTCCCCAAGGTGTTCGAAGCGCTCGTAACAAGGGCGAAATACTGCTATCTTCCATGAGTATGTTAGCGCTTCTAGTAGCTAATTCTTGTCGCGGAACTCATAATTCAGAATTTCTTCTAATTTGTCCAGCCCTTCAAACAGTTCTGAAGTTGGAACCAGTCTCATCCTTTTTGACGGACGGTCTTTcgaatttttcccctttcacgCTCTCCATTGAGTTCCAGGatctgtattatttttaatactcattaaaatgttaatgGAGCAGTTACACATCTTGCGTTAACAGGTctgaaaatctcatttgtgtcgtAAGTCTTGAAATGCCTGCTCAAGATGACCAGAAACTCTGCATGAATAATGTATTATGTATTGCTTACTTTAGTCAAAtagattgtttttaaatttattacctTTGCGCCCATCCTCTATATTGTAGGCCAAACCAGAGTCTGGATTGAGGGTAAGTGCACAATCGGAGTCAATGAAACATGCATGTGGAAATGGTGAGATTTGAGAAGCAATTGGTTATTTTTACGTAGAGTAGGGACATAGCATAGACATAGCATGTTTATCATATCGGTCAGGAAATCCAAAGCAGCTTTGTAATCTTTATCAGCTATTGAAGCCAAATGAAGGTTCTTTTACTCTACAAACTTACCTTTATCGATCTGTGAATGTCCAAGCTCCACTGATTGGATGAAGCTTTTTGACCAACcttacaacaacagcaacaaagccAACACATGCTTATAACCCACAATTCATGATTTATCACCTGATAGACTAGGCCGTTCTTCATTCAGTGTATCTTCACTAGTTGTGCTGGGACTTTCGTCCCCACAACACTGTCCTCCTTTACCACTCTTGGATTCGCAATACGATGCCGTTCTCAAATgggaaacaaagaaagatTTCACCTTTCCTAGACAGTATGATCAATATTAGAAATATGAATATTGAATAGCTATTTgaatgtatgtatatgtaatGTTGATATGTATGAATAGATTTGAAAGATTCTCAAGCTTCAATGCAGACGAGGTTGCTGAGCGACGATTACGTAACGACTAACGgttattctaaattttttcccatttcattcATCAGAAGACCAAGAGCCTATCGCTTTtgctcccaccaccaccacccccggACCAGTTCATCAGCCTCctcaattttcccatttgaacGAAAACACCCAGGTGTTCCAAACTCCCTCCTTCCATGAGCAGTGCCCAGTCCTTTCTCGATTCCAGACCAACATCGGAGATCAGTTGCGCGCATGCCAGGATGCAGAAGTcaaccaccagcagcagaaacatttgcggcggcggcgggacGATGAGAGCAAAGGCATTGCCGAGTAGAACGAGTGCCTTCATCTGCAGCCAGCCGTTGTTTTCGTTCCTCTCTCCCAAGGCGGTGGTGCTGCTCCTCCCCAGCACCAATTGGCCGTCAGTTGCCTTGCCAGTTCCGGCAGCCCAAGCCGCAGTTTCAGCAGCAACCGCAGTCTCCTCCATGGGCAACAATAACTTTCACTCTGCTCAACACAACACGAGAAAGGCAGGGGGAGGACAAATATGTCGGACGGCCAAAGTTTTGTGGTTCTCTGGAAATTCCGTAGCACTCAGGATGTCACACCTCCACTTTCTGCAAACGGACTGCTGGGATTTATTTCCGGCGAAACACTCGCCCACGACGGACCAAactcgtatttttttctttgtttgctcGATAAATTTACGATCTGCCGCTACTCTCTTCAGCAAAATGCTATAGAAAGAGATAACCACACCGTCGTACAACTAGTCCATGTCCTCCTCTACTCCAACAAGAATCCCACTCACTCTCTGGGCCGAAGCAACTTTCTCCGTCGTCTACACTCTCAACCGCGTCCTCTCTTCCGCAAACCTTACCAAAACACCATTCGAGCTATGGTACGGACGCAATCCGGATGTCTCCAACCTGCAAGCCTTTGTATCAGAGCTCTACGTCTTCATCCCGAGCCAACTGCGACAGAAGTTCGACGTTAGGGCCCACTTGTGCATCTTTGACGGCAACTCGGACACACAGAAAGGCGATCGATACTGGGTCCCGTCCCTTCAACTGGAAAATTGAACGTCAGTTGAGACGTCTCCCCCATCGATCACTACTATACACCTCGTCTCCCGACTACCGATGTTCAAATGGGCGTCGATGTGTTCTCAACCTCAACCTGTAAAGATATCGGGGCCTaacgacgacgaggaggaagTCGGTACCGATCGAGTTGAGGATCGACCAACAAAACCAACACCAGCAACCAACAACCCTCCACACTCAATGAATGAGCTTGAAGCCGCACCAATCGATGCTGAATTGGACTCGTCACGATCATCACCCTTCCTTCGTGACCAATCCATCCACATTACGGGTCACCCACGCCTCCAATCATCGGACTTCATCGATCCGTTCGCATTCGAACACAGCGAGAGGATGAACAACACAAAGCACTCCCGTCCATTCCCCCGTATCACCTACCCCAAAGAGAACGTAAGAAAACAGATACCATCGGTATGCTGACTGCTCATCTTGGCCTGGGAGATGAGTCAAATCCTTTCAGAGACGCCGTCCTCCTATCTAGTGAAGCATCCCGAATGGATGGCAGCCTGCACAAAGGAATGCGattccaaaaaaaggaatgcgACTGAAAAAGGGTAAGGGGAATAAGGTTTCAGGTTTCTCCTGAAAAGAACGGCGGCAATCATGGATTCATTCTAGCCTTCACCCCTCGTCTTGAAGTTCCCGAACGACCGAACCcctttcttgaaattcaaataatgagCGGGAAAAAGTATTCACGTAATGGGAGATAaattaatatataaaaagaacacTCTGCGGGTTCATTGCATTGGCATTTTTGTGTCTCAGATGCTATACAGCTCAAGCTActcaaatgaagaaactgaAGCTCAAAATTGAAGTGAAAGAATCACTTTGGAAAGCCCTGCATGTTAGAGCACAGATAAAGATCacagtggtctttatctgtggtaATAGTGTGTTCCAGGACAGACCCTAGATTGGATGACCACAAATATGCAGCAGATGACGTTTCTTTCGGATAAGAAAAGCAAATTTTACCTAAATCCTGCTAGGTACTAAACTACAATGGACACACATCACGCGGAATGTACTCCATTTTgctggaaaaattcaaaggaaagattttttgtaatttttgtaagCCAGTAGAGACTCCAGAAGGATATTGGTTTAGGCCGGTACAatctaaaaactaaataacatATTCCAAAAGATaacagattaaaaaaattgactagATTATACGCTGACATCTTCATATTATCACTCCgtgtacttttatttttgtacttttaGTTTTTGGATGATGATTCGGGTAAATTGGTTTTcttgtatttgaattttgatatcATCATTAAATGTATATTCATCATTAAATGTATATtcagaaatagaaaagggTGAGCAATCGAGTGGCGCCGAGGGCCGAGGGCGagtgaagagaaaacaaagaacgATGCCACATCCATGTTCAACGAGTAGTGTAGTAGTGTATTTTCATGTGTCACAGTGTTCAATGTGTTGCACTATTACCAGcttctaaataattaaaatcgtttttagttcattttcaattatttgaaaacgatTGAAAGAATTCACTTACCGGTTTCGAGATATAGAAACCATCCTTTTCCCCATTGAAAACGGCGGATTTTTGGAGTGCTGCCCTCCAAGACATTCCTTTGTCTATAAGAAATCTTTGTCAGCAAGTGTCAATGTAATTCACTTTGGAATAACATTGCTCTTTTAAACAAAGACTATTGTAACAATTGGAGAGAAAGTATTACAGAATTACGTTTGCAGTAGAGATAGTGCAGCCTCAATTTCCTCGCGGTCGTCTTTATAACCATAGAGAGTGGATTGTTGAGCCATTACTGCCGAGGGTTCAAAGCTGCAACGACGGCGACACTTTTCCCTGAAACGGACCAAAGACTAATCACTAAAATCTTAGGGACATATTTAGACAACAAATTTGGAATGTATGTGGTGGTTAGGTGCATGAATagtgatttcattttattcaacaGGTACAAAAAACTGGAACCCAAAGTGTTCGAAGAATTGGCACAATCGATTATGGCTTACTTCCCCGTAACACAAGGCAGCAACAGTTTTTATGGATAAGATtacaactttaattttttagagtaaatattttgaatcagCCGCTGTTTATTCTTGACAGGAAGCCTGGTATGATGTGTCTACTGGACGTGGAAGACTCTGGGAGTATACAGGTGACTCCAGAAGAAAACCGGGtgtcaaaaggaaaaacgagaagaagacACAGTGTGAAGCTACCGTGAATGAAAACGACGCCGAGGCATTTATTAAGGCATCTGAAGTCGCCgaatcgaatgaaaatgtCACTATTTCAACGTTCAAATCTTCTTTTACTGTGAGGGGAAAATGGATTCTGATCACAGCcgtcaaaaagtaaatggccgctactcactttttaaatacatttaaaaggTTGAAAGAGTTAGATAGTTTCATGTTTAAGGCTATGCAGTGTCTAATAGGCTCTATACCTAACTTTTTCATGGGttataattaaaaactttACCTTAAAAATACCCTAAATCGTGTTTTTCAGATTTcctcgattctgattggtcgaGAAAATTCCCAATAAAGACTTTCGGGGTGCCTCTCTCAGCATACTACTGTAATTTGCGCTGCTTTAAGAGCCCCTAAACCTTCGGTAATTTAGTAAACTAAATTCCTCAGGGATAAATACAACggataatgttgaaaaaattattctttcttcttccttcaaatgttttgtagaATGTCCATCTGTATCTTTTTCTGATCACTCTGCTTTTGAAACTTTAAGTATTTATTCTTATCCTTATTGTAAATTCTTTGACAACTTTTAAATTAGTTGAAATGACGTTAAAGATCAAACGTCCAGAAATAATTCTGCTCATGTTTtcgtaataaaaatgattaataatttgaattgcaaaattgttaatcaaattcctcaaaataaatagtctaaaaatatgtatacgaTGTTCATTAGAACAAAAGAATACGTGTCATTAAATGACCAATCTGTTTGCGATAGATTTTGTCTTTGTTACGGCACAATATGCAAACTGGCTGTATGTATATTTCCCTTGCAGTATCGTTGATTGTGTAGTGagaaaaaatgcatttatGGAAATATGTAAGATAATCTCAAATAATTAGCTTGAAAGCTATACAACTGCTTGAAACTATCGACTTGTATTAAGGTGAATACtacaaattattctttatcgATATAAATACGTTggattaattgttttactctTTCTACAGATGGATCTTTTTCGTCAGCTACTACAAGTTCAAATCCACCGTCTACCTGCATTGACGCCATCATAGATGCAACAGTACCGCCACTAcgcaattgaaatttgtttccattgAGTCCATCTTTTAGTGGAACTAACATCATTTGGAGTAGAATCTCTACTTTTTCTAGCAATTGTAACTGTAATGACACCTCCATCAATTTTAACCCTTGATGCTTCATACCaagaaaaatcagtttttgTGTTACAACGTCGGCTCCAATACACATCTCCTTCTTGTACAACAGATTCTCCAGATACAGGAGGTACATTATTAGATACATGAATATGACGACCCATTGATGGGATAACAAGTTCTccgtgacatttttttttctagcgtCAAATGTTTTGTAGAATCAACACTACCTAGGTATGATCcaaatggtttttaattttcaatcacATCCATAGTTCCTGTACCAAATAGTGGTGCAAAACATTTAGTCAAGTCATAAACTTCAACAAACCAAACATCAATAGAATAGTCAGGATTCATATCTTCTCCTCTTCTGTATTCGACAATAGGGTACACgcaggtaaaataaattttttttgtttttatctagtCTAGAGTAATTTTTTACATGGATCATTTTTTCGAGAGGGTTGTTAcctcgaaaaaatttatttcgcgagatatttaagtttaaagtTGTATTAGGCTCCTCCTTCTCAAATTTGGTTGTTTAGCCATCTTTGGTAGGAGGAGCCTAATTAAGGCACCAAACCATGCAGACGAACAGCTGTTGAGTCAGTTTTAGCTGTTCCTTTAATAATCGATCGAGATGTTGATCGATATTCTATCAATCGATTAGTGTAGGAAGTTTTCTGTGCagccatggactactctaataAAGGACGGTACTCTTAGCCTATCTCGCCGTGTAAAAGCTAGTCAGGTGGgctattttcatgaaaaattaataaaaaatatcaaaaatattcagttttttttgctgattttaacTATGTAGATAAATCTAAGTAAAATTAACTAATCAATAAGATAttctaattttactttcagcaGTAAGGGTAAAAGTGGGAAACACCGGTGCCCTCTAGCAACAAAGCACCCTAAGCTCTTGCCAATAAAACCTACAAGGTAAAGGAGAGTTAGGAGAGGAGGTGGTGTCTCTTGCACGCAATGGGTATCTGCTTGTAAACTTACAAGAGCTTATGAGGTTTGgttcctagatggcaccggtgtttcttactatttaaaattttcagaataaaatattgaaatatctcCACGAAGATAAATTTTAGGTATAAGAACATTAGGtaattaaatactttttttttattctgattccGATTCtccgggaaaaaatatttacatggccgacataggaaaTGCCGAATAGTCCCGTCCTtaattagagtagtccatggtgCAGCACGCCGTAATGTAATAAGCGTCACAATCGCTTACTCCGTCGTCATCTTCAgtcataattgaatttttttatgccTTTGTTTACAAAGTCCATAAAGTTGATCATGTGTGTCAAATCATTCCCCGTTTCTACCATTATAGtgaatttttcataaatacTTGCAACGTCTATCTCTGTAAatgttaaacaaattaaaatgtaaaattatatgtaaaatttattaggataaaataaattcgagACTTACAGTTTGACGGTTGAAGCAAGCCTTCTCAGAACGGACTAGTGTCACCCCTCTAGTTTTTGACCGATTTTCTAATCTCCTAAAAGGGACACATTATTACTACGTAGtgtttacaattattttaaattgaatactGAGAAAAGCGTCCCCTAGATGTTCTAAGCGCTGTTAAAAAGGGCGAAATAATGTTATCTTCGTTGAGTGTGAGCGCTTCTAGCAGTAGGTTCTTGTTGTGAAACTCATAATTCAgaatattttctcatttttctagtAACAGTAGTAAACAGTTCTGAAGTTGGAACGAGTTTCATCCTTTTTGTCGGACAGTCTTCTTAACTTTTCTCCCATTCACGCTTTCCATTTAGTTCCAGAGTCTTCATTATTTCTAATActcattaaaatgttaattaaatttaagaaccTTATTATATACCTTCGTTGCTTCTCGTAATTATTCGTCAGCTTGCGTGTCATAATGTATTCCGCATGCAAAACGTAGGTCTTAGACTGCCTGCTTCAGATGACCAAAAGCTCTGCCTGTAAAGTGAATGAAATTTACTTTAGTCAAcctaaaatgtttcaaatcagAAATCAGGCCGGAAGTGAGCGATAGCCCAACTGTTAAGCtgtatttaaatcaaatcagacACCTTTGATTCTCTTTATGACTTCGGAAGATCCAGACTTTGCTTTgactaattgtaagaaaagtTAGCAAGTTTActtgtaaattttcaaaagagttaTTCTTGCCAAAAGTGTAGTTGAGGAACGGGGTCATAACAATTCTGAAAGTTGTCATCGAATAGTTTGAATCTTTATAAACTGCTCCCGCGATCGACTTGAAAATGTCTCCTAGGACATCGGGAGGAACATTAATCGCAGCATAGTCTTCAGGGGGGTTACCCAATTTCACAATCTCGTAATActaagtaaagaaaaattattcaattaaattctgttattttaatgtaatttatatttatgaaaaaagtaaaagtaacttTCTGCTGAAGGAAATTTATGTCCAtttgccttttgtttcttggcgAACGTGTCGATTAAGGTCTGTATTTCTCTTGGCAAAGGTTTCAGGAATTTGTGAAACTTGAATTTCACCGTCAGAACGCCTAAGGAGTTGTTGCAGACCAAGACGTTTTTCAGTTCAGACAAGACACTTGGAGGATAGAACGGTGAAGCGTCAAAGCACATCTCAGCCGCCAAGCCTCATAcgatttgttcaaaaatgaGTAAGTTATAGTTAATTCATTacgcagtttttaaaattaatttaaagggAATACCGAGGAAAGCGTCCCCAAGGTGTTCGAAGCGCTCGTAACAAGGGCGAAATACTGCTATCTTCCATGAGTATGTTAGCGCTTCCAGTAGCTAATTCTTGTCGCGGAACTCATAATTCAGAATTTCTTCTAATTTGTCCAGCCCTTCAAACAGTTCTGAAGTTGGAACCAGTCTCATCCTTTTTGACGGACGGTCTTTcgaatttttcccctttcacgCTCTCCATTGAGTTCCAGGATCtgcattatttttaatactcattaaaatgttaatgGAGCAGTTACACATCTTGCGTTAACAGGTCTGAAAATCTTATTTGTGTCCTAATTGGCCAATCAGTGTACAGTCTCTTTAAAAtactgtacgctgattggccattttggacacaaatgagatttccagACCTGTTAACGCAGGACGTGTAACTGCTCCATTAAACTTAGGAACCTTATTGTATACCTTTGTTGCTTCTCGTAGCCATTCGTCAGCTTGCGTGTCATAATGTAGTTGGCATGCTAGACGTAAGTCTTGAAATGCCTGCTCAAGATGACCAGAAACTCTGCATGAATAATGTATTATGTATTGCTTACTTTAGTCAAAtagattgtttttaaatttattacctTTGCGCCCATCCTCTATATTGTAGGCCAAACCAGAGTCTGGATTGAGGGTAAGTGCACAATCGGAGTCAATGAAACATGCATGTGGAAATGGTGAGATTTGAGAAGCAATTGGTTATTTTTACGTAGAGTAGGGACATAGCATAGACATAGCATGTTTATCATATCGGTCAGGAAATCCAAAGCAGCTTTGTAATCTTTATCAGCTATTGAAGCCAAATGAAGGTTCTTTTACTCTACAAACTTACCTTTATCGATCTGTGAATGTCCAAGCTCCACTGATTGGATGAAGCTTTTTGACCAACcttacaacaacagcaacaaagccAACACATGCTTATAACCCACAATTCATGATTTATCACCTGATAGACTAGGCCGTTCTTCATTCAGTGTATCTTCACTAGTTGTGCTGGGACTTTCGTCCCCACAACACTGTCCTCCTTTACCACTCTTGGATTCGCAATACGATGCCGTTCCCAAATgggaaacaaagaaagatTTCACCTTTCCTAGACAGTATGATCAATATTAGAAATATGAATATTGAATAGCTATTTgaatgtatgtatatgtaatGTTGATATGTATGAATAGATTTGAAAGATTCTCAAGCTTCAATGCAGACGAGGTTGCTGAGCGACGATTACGTAACGACTAACGgttattctaaattttttcaattcttcaattttcattaGGAAGTCGGTACCGATCGAGTTGAGGATCGACCAACAAAACCAACACCAGCAACCAACAACCCTCCACACTCAATGAACGAGCTTGAAGCCGCACCAATCGATGCTGAATTGGACTCGTCACGATCATCACCCTTCCTTCGTGACCAATCCATCCACATTACGCGTCACCCACGCCTCCAATCATCGGACTTCATCGATCCGTTCGCATTCGAACACAGCGAGAGGATGAACAACACAAAGCACTCCCGTCCATTCCCCCGTATCACCTACCCCAAAGAGAACGTAAGAAAACAGATACCATCGGTATGCTGACTGCTCATCTTGGCCTGGGAGATGAGTCAAATCCTTTCAGAGACGCCGTCCTCCTATCTAGTTAAGCATCCCGAATGGATGGCAGCCTGCACAAAGGAATGCGATTCCCTATTCGGCTTGTCTCTCTAAGAAGAAATTTCCCAATCGATCAAAGTGTGACACAGAAAAAATGACCAATTTAAActgcaacacaaaaaagggaagacaaacaaatttaatcaTATTTCTGCACAAGCAACGCTGAAAGCGGGTTCGGATTAGGCCgtcaaaaataagaatacgCAAATGGAAATCTACGCACCTGTAAAATGTTTTGGGTTGAGCAActgagtaaacaaaagaaggaaaacaggttcttatctctttttctcattcatCTTGATAATTTGTTGATAACGTGTTGAAATGCTACTGACTGAAAAAGGGTAAGGGGAATAAGGTTTCAGGTTTCTCCTGAAAAGAACGGCGGCAATTATGGATTCATTCTAGCCTTCACCCCTCGTCTTGAAGTTCCCGAACGACCGAACCcctttcttgaaattcaaataatgagCGGGAAAAAGTATTCACGTAATGGGAGATAaattaatatataaaaagaacacTCTGCGGGTTCATTGCATTGGCATTTTTGTGTCTCAGATGCTATACAGCTCAAGCTActcaaatgaagaaactgaAGCTCAAAATTGAAGTGAAAGAATCACTTTGGAAAGCCCTGCATGTTAGAGCACAGATAAAGATCacagtggtctttatctgtggtaATAGTGTGTTCCAGGACAGACCCTAGATTGGATGACCACAAATATGCAGCAGATGACGTTTCTTTCGGATAAGAAAAGCAAATTTTACCTAAATCCTGCTAGGTACTAAACTACAATGGACACACATCACGCGGAATGTACTCCATTTTgctggaaaaattcaaaggaaagattttttgtaatttttgtaagCCAGTAGAGACTCCAGAAGGATATTGGTTTAGGCCGGTACAatctaaaaactaaataacatATTCCAAAAGATaacagattaaaaaaattgactagATTATACGCTGACATCTTCATATTATCACTCCgtgtacttttatttttgtacttttaGTTTTTGGATGATGATTCGGGTAAATTGGTTTTcttgtatttgaattttgatatcTTCATCATTAAATGTATATTCAGAAATAGATGAGCAATCGAGTGGCGCCGAGGGCACGagtgaagagaaaacaaaaaacgatgCCAC
Proteins encoded in this window:
- the LOC124209898 gene encoding endoribonuclease Dcr-1-like, whose protein sequence is MCFDASPFYPPSVLSELKNVLVCNNSLGVLTVKFKFHKFLKPLPREIQTLIDTFAKKQKANGHKFPSAYYEIVKLGNPPEDYAAINVPPDVLGDIFKSIAGAVYKDSNYSMTTFRIVMTPFLNYTFVKAKSGSSEVIKRIKGV